Proteins encoded in a region of the Ruegeria sp. AD91A genome:
- the rpoB gene encoding DNA-directed RNA polymerase subunit beta, translating into MAQSFLGQKRLRKYYGKIREVLEMPNLIEVQKSSYDLFLRSGDAEQPADGEGIKGVFQSVFPIKDFNETSVLEFVKYDLEKPKYDVEECMQRDMTYSAPLKVTLRLIVFDVDEDTGAKSVKDIKEQDVFMGDMPLMTPNGTFVVNGTERVIVSQMHRSPGVFFDHDKGKTHSSGKLLFACRIIPYRGSWLDFEFDAKDIVFARIDRRRKLPVTTLLYALGLDQEAIMDAYYNTVSYKLDKKKGWVTPFFPERVRGTRPTYDLIDAKSGEVIAEAGKKVTPRAVKKLIDEGTVTDLLVPFDHIVGKFVAKDIINEENGAIYVEAGDELTLEYDKDGDLIGGTVKELIDAGITDIPVLDIDNVNVGPYMRNTMAQDKNVNRESALMDIYRVMRPGEPPTVEAASALFDTLFFDSERYDLSAVGRVKMNMRLALDAPDTLRTLRREDIVACIKALVELRDGKGDIDDIDHLGNRRVRSVGELMENQYRVGLLRMERAIKERMSSVEIDTVMPQDLINAKPAAAAVREFFGSSQLSQFMDQTNPLSEVTHKRRLSALGPGGLTRERAGFEVRDVHPTHYGRMCPIETPEGPNIGLINSLATFARVNKYGFIETPYRVVKDAEVTDEVHYMSATEEMRHTVAQANATLDENGKFINDLVSTRQAGDYTLAPRENVDLIDVSPKQLVSVAASLIPFLENDDANRALMGSNMQRQAVPLLRAEAPLVGTGIEEKVAIDSGAAIQAKRAGIIDQVDAQRIVIRATEDLELGDAGVDIYRLRKFQRSNQNTCINQRPLVKVGDTVQKGEVIADGPSTDMGELALGKNVIVAFMPWNGYNYEDSILISERIARDDVFTSVHIEEFEVAARDTKLGPEEITRDIPNVGEEALRNLDEAGIVYIGADVEPGDILVGKITPKGESPMTPEEKLLRAIFGEKASDVRDTSLRVKPGDYGTVVEVRVFNRHGVEKDERALQIEREEVERLARDRDDELAILDRNIYARLQGLILGKTAVKGPKGVKAGSVITEELLDMLTRGQWWQLALEDEKDAQIVEALNEQYEVLKRALDARFEDKVEKVRRGDDLPPGVMKMVKVFIAVKRKLQPGDKMAGRHGNKGVISKVVPMEDMPFLADGTPVDFCLNPLGVPSRMNVGQILETHMGWAARGLGLNIDEALGEYRRSGDLTPVREAMKLAYGEDVYEEGITGMDEETLVEAAGNVTRGVPIATPVFDGAKEADVNDALVRAGFSQSGQSILFDGRTGEQFARPVTVGIKYLLKLHHLVDDKIHARSTGPYSLVTQQPLGGKAQFGGQRFGEMEVWALEAYGAAYTLQEMLTVKSDDVAGRTKVYESIVKGEDNFEAGVPESFNVLVKEVRGLGLNMELLDAEEE; encoded by the coding sequence ATGGCTCAATCGTTCCTTGGCCAGAAACGTCTTCGGAAATACTATGGCAAAATCCGCGAAGTGCTGGAAATGCCGAACCTCATTGAGGTGCAGAAATCTTCTTATGATCTTTTCCTGCGCTCCGGCGATGCAGAGCAGCCCGCAGACGGCGAAGGCATCAAAGGCGTGTTCCAATCGGTTTTCCCGATCAAGGATTTTAACGAAACCTCCGTTCTGGAGTTCGTGAAATACGATCTGGAAAAACCCAAATACGATGTCGAAGAATGCATGCAGCGCGACATGACCTACAGCGCGCCGCTGAAGGTTACCCTGCGCCTGATCGTGTTCGATGTCGATGAGGACACCGGTGCTAAATCGGTGAAAGACATCAAGGAACAGGATGTCTTCATGGGCGATATGCCTTTGATGACGCCGAACGGCACATTTGTCGTGAACGGGACCGAGCGTGTGATCGTATCCCAGATGCACCGTTCGCCCGGTGTGTTCTTTGACCACGACAAGGGCAAGACTCATTCCTCGGGCAAGCTGCTGTTTGCCTGCCGCATCATCCCGTATCGCGGCAGTTGGCTGGACTTTGAGTTCGACGCCAAGGACATCGTGTTCGCCCGGATCGACCGCCGCCGCAAACTGCCTGTGACAACCCTGCTTTATGCGCTGGGTCTGGATCAGGAAGCGATCATGGACGCGTATTACAACACCGTGTCCTACAAGCTGGACAAGAAGAAGGGCTGGGTCACACCGTTCTTCCCCGAGCGCGTGCGCGGCACCCGTCCGACCTATGATCTGATCGACGCCAAGTCCGGTGAAGTGATTGCTGAAGCGGGCAAGAAAGTCACGCCTCGCGCGGTCAAGAAACTGATCGACGAAGGCACCGTTACCGATCTTCTGGTTCCGTTTGATCACATCGTCGGCAAATTTGTCGCCAAGGACATCATCAACGAAGAAAACGGCGCGATCTATGTCGAGGCCGGTGATGAACTGACGCTGGAATATGACAAAGACGGTGACCTGATCGGCGGCACTGTGAAAGAGCTGATCGACGCAGGCATCACCGACATCCCGGTTCTGGACATCGACAACGTCAATGTCGGCCCTTACATGCGCAACACCATGGCTCAGGACAAGAACGTGAACCGTGAAAGCGCGCTGATGGACATCTACCGCGTCATGCGCCCAGGCGAGCCGCCCACCGTCGAGGCAGCGTCGGCCCTGTTCGACACGCTGTTCTTCGACAGCGAGCGCTATGATCTGTCGGCTGTTGGCCGCGTGAAGATGAACATGCGTCTGGCACTTGATGCGCCGGATACCCTGCGTACCCTGCGCCGCGAAGACATCGTTGCCTGTATCAAGGCGCTGGTGGAACTGCGTGACGGCAAAGGTGACATCGACGATATCGACCACCTTGGCAACCGCCGTGTGCGTTCAGTCGGCGAACTGATGGAAAACCAGTACCGTGTTGGCCTGCTGCGCATGGAGCGCGCGATCAAAGAGCGTATGTCGTCGGTCGAGATCGACACCGTCATGCCGCAGGACCTGATCAACGCGAAACCAGCCGCTGCCGCCGTCCGCGAATTCTTCGGCAGCTCGCAGCTGTCGCAGTTCATGGACCAGACCAACCCGTTGTCGGAAGTCACCCACAAACGCCGTCTCTCGGCGCTTGGCCCCGGTGGTCTGACACGTGAGCGCGCGGGCTTTGAGGTGCGCGACGTTCACCCGACCCACTATGGCCGGATGTGCCCGATTGAAACACCGGAAGGCCCGAATATCGGTCTGATCAACTCGCTGGCCACCTTCGCCCGTGTGAACAAATATGGCTTCATAGAAACACCGTACCGTGTCGTCAAAGACGCAGAGGTGACTGATGAGGTCCACTACATGTCCGCGACCGAGGAAATGCGTCACACCGTGGCGCAGGCGAACGCGACGCTGGATGAAAACGGCAAGTTCATCAATGATCTGGTGTCGACCCGTCAGGCCGGTGACTACACCCTCGCCCCGCGCGAGAATGTGGACCTGATCGACGTGTCGCCGAAACAGCTGGTTTCGGTCGCTGCATCGCTGATCCCGTTCCTTGAGAATGACGACGCCAACCGCGCTCTGATGGGCTCGAACATGCAACGTCAGGCGGTTCCGCTGCTGCGGGCCGAGGCGCCGCTGGTCGGCACCGGTATCGAGGAAAAGGTTGCGATCGACTCGGGCGCTGCGATCCAGGCGAAACGCGCCGGTATCATCGACCAGGTCGATGCGCAGCGTATCGTTATTCGCGCTACCGAGGATCTGGAACTTGGCGACGCTGGTGTGGACATTTATCGCCTGCGGAAATTCCAGCGTTCGAACCAGAACACCTGCATCAACCAGCGCCCGCTGGTGAAAGTGGGCGACACCGTCCAGAAAGGCGAGGTGATCGCCGACGGTCCGTCAACCGACATGGGTGAACTGGCTCTGGGTAAGAACGTGATTGTCGCGTTCATGCCGTGGAACGGGTACAACTACGAAGACTCGATCCTGATTTCGGAACGTATCGCGCGTGATGACGTCTTTACCTCGGTCCATATCGAGGAATTCGAAGTCGCCGCCCGTGACACCAAGCTGGGTCCGGAAGAGATCACCCGCGACATCCCGAACGTCGGTGAAGAAGCGCTGCGCAACCTCGACGAGGCCGGCATCGTTTACATCGGTGCGGATGTTGAGCCGGGCGATATTCTGGTCGGCAAGATCACTCCGAAGGGCGAAAGCCCGATGACCCCGGAAGAAAAGCTGCTGCGCGCCATCTTTGGTGAAAAAGCATCTGACGTGCGCGACACCTCGCTGCGCGTGAAGCCGGGTGATTACGGTACGGTCGTCGAAGTCCGTGTCTTCAACCGTCACGGCGTCGAGAAAGACGAGCGTGCGCTGCAGATCGAGCGTGAGGAAGTCGAACGTCTGGCCCGTGACCGGGATGACGAACTGGCGATCCTTGACCGCAACATCTATGCGCGTCTGCAAGGTCTGATCCTGGGTAAGACCGCTGTCAAAGGCCCGAAAGGCGTCAAGGCAGGATCGGTGATCACCGAGGAACTGCTTGACATGCTGACCCGTGGTCAGTGGTGGCAGCTGGCACTGGAAGACGAGAAGGACGCCCAGATCGTAGAGGCTCTGAATGAGCAATACGAAGTGCTCAAGCGCGCTCTGGATGCCCGTTTCGAAGACAAGGTCGAGAAAGTCCGTCGTGGTGACGACCTGCCGCCGGGTGTGATGAAGATGGTCAAAGTCTTCATCGCCGTGAAGCGTAAGCTGCAGCCGGGCGACAAGATGGCCGGTCGTCACGGGAACAAAGGTGTGATCTCCAAAGTTGTTCCAATGGAAGACATGCCGTTCCTGGCCGATGGTACTCCGGTTGACTTTTGTCTGAACCCGCTGGGTGTGCCTTCGCGTATGAACGTTGGTCAGATCCTTGAAACCCACATGGGTTGGGCCGCACGCGGTCTGGGTCTGAACATCGACGAAGCTCTGGGTGAATACCGCCGTTCCGGCGACCTGACCCCGGTGCGCGAAGCGATGAAACTGGCCTATGGCGAAGATGTCTACGAAGAAGGCATCACTGGCATGGACGAGGAAACGCTTGTCGAAGCAGCGGGCAATGTAACCCGTGGTGTTCCGATCGCAACCCCGGTCTTTGACGGTGCCAAAGAGGCTGACGTCAATGACGCGCTGGTGCGTGCCGGATTCTCGCAGAGCGGTCAGTCGATCCTGTTCGACGGTCGTACCGGTGAGCAATTCGCACGTCCGGTGACCGTGGGCATCAAGTACCTGCTGAAACTGCACCACCTTGTGGACGACAAAATCCACGCGCGTTCGACCGGGCCGTACAGCCTGGTTACCCAGCAGCCGCTGGGCGGTAAGGCGCAGTTCGGTGGTCAGCGCTTTGGTGAGATGGAGGTCTGGGCTCTGGAAGCTTACGGCGCCGCCTACACCCTGCAGGAGATGCTCACCGTGAAATCGGATGACGTCGCCGGCCGGACCAAGGTCTATGAGTCGATCGTCAAGGGCGAGGATAACTTTGAAGCGGGCGTACCGGAATCGTTCAACGTTCTGGTGAAAGAAGTCCGTGGTCTCGGCCTGAATATGGAACTCCTGGATGCGGAGGAAGAGTAG
- the rpoC gene encoding DNA-directed RNA polymerase subunit beta' has protein sequence MNQEITNNPFNPLTPPKVFDEIKVSLASPERILSWSYGEIKKPETINYRTFKPERDGLFCARIFGPIKDYECLCGKYKRMKYRGVVCEKCGVEVTLQKVRRERMGHIELAAPVAHIWFLKSLPSRIGLMLDMTLRDLERVLYFENYVVIEPGLTDLSYGQMLTEEEFMDAQDAYGMDAFTANIGAEAIREMLAQIDLEAEAEQLRADLAEATGELKPKKIIKRLKVVESFLESGNRPEWMVMTVIPVIPPELRPLVPLDGGRFATSDLNDLYRRVINRNNRLKRLIELRAPDIIVRNEKRMLQESVDALFDNGRRGRVITGANKRPLKSLSDMLKGKQGRFRQNLLGKRVDFSGRSVIVTGPELKLHQCGLPKKMALELFKPFIYSRLEAKGLSSTVKQAKKLVEKERPEVWDILDEVIREHPVMLNRAPTLHRLGIQAFEPVLIEGKAIQLHPLVCSAFNADFDGDQMAVHVPLSLEAQLEARVLMMSTNNVLSPANGAPIIVPSQDMILGLYYVTLEREGMPGEGKVFGSIDEVQHALDAGEVHLHSKITARIKQIDDEGNEIQKRYETTPGRLRLGALLPMNNKAPFELVNRLLRKKEVQQVIDTVYRYCGQKESVIFCDQIMSMGFKEAFKAGISFGKDDMVIPNGKWSIVDETRSQVKDFEQQYMDGLITQGEKYNKVVDAWSKCNDRVTEAMMSTISDVAKAEDGSDMEPNSVYMMAHSGARGSVTQMKQLGGMRGLMAKPNGDIIETPIISNFKEGLTVLEYFNSTHGARKGLSDTALKTANSGYLTRRLVDVAQDCIVREIDCGTERAITAEAAVNDGEVVASLAERVLGRVSADDVLRPGTDEVLVAAGQLIDERMADMIDEAGVASMRIRSPLTCESEEGVCATCYGRDLARGTMVNTGEAVGIIAAQSIGEPGTQLTMRTFHIGGVAQGGQQSFQEASQDGVVSFENPQILANAAGESLVMGRNMKLVIKDEHGEERASHKLTYGSKLFVKDGTKVARGDKLFEWDPYTLPIIAEKAGTAKYVDLVSGLAVRDETDEATGMTQKIVIDWRAAPKGSELKPEIILVGEDGEPVRNDAGNPVHYPMSVDAILSIEDGQQIEAGDVVARIPREGAKTKDITGGLPRVAELFEARRPKDHAIIAEADGYVRFGRDYKNKRRISIEPADESMETIEYMVPKGKHIPVAEGDFIQKGEYLMDGNPAPHDILSIMGVEALADYMIDEVQDVYRLQGVKINDKHIEVIVRQMLQKWEILDSGDTTLLKGEHVDKQEFDAANEKTLSRGGRPAQGEPILLGITKASLQTRSFISAASFQETTRVLTEASVQGKKDKLVGLKENVIVGRLIPAGTGGATQAVRHIAQSRDNVVIEARREEAEAAAALAAPIMDDDMVGDELDVLVETPESRE, from the coding sequence ATGAACCAGGAAATCACCAACAACCCGTTTAACCCGCTGACGCCCCCGAAGGTCTTTGACGAGATCAAGGTCTCGTTGGCGTCGCCCGAGCGGATCCTGTCTTGGTCCTATGGCGAGATCAAGAAACCCGAAACCATCAACTACCGGACGTTCAAGCCTGAACGTGACGGTCTGTTCTGCGCGCGTATCTTTGGCCCAATCAAAGATTATGAATGTCTGTGCGGCAAATATAAGCGGATGAAGTATCGCGGCGTTGTCTGCGAGAAATGTGGTGTGGAAGTCACCCTGCAGAAAGTCCGCCGCGAGCGTATGGGCCATATCGAACTGGCAGCACCCGTAGCACATATCTGGTTCCTGAAGTCGCTGCCGTCCCGCATCGGTCTGATGCTGGACATGACGCTGCGCGATCTGGAACGCGTTCTGTACTTTGAAAACTACGTCGTCATCGAGCCCGGTCTGACCGACTTGTCTTACGGCCAGATGCTGACCGAAGAAGAGTTCATGGACGCTCAGGATGCCTATGGCATGGACGCGTTCACCGCGAACATTGGTGCCGAAGCCATCCGTGAGATGCTGGCCCAGATCGATCTGGAAGCCGAAGCCGAGCAGCTGCGCGCTGATTTGGCCGAAGCGACTGGCGAGCTGAAGCCCAAGAAGATCATCAAGCGTCTGAAGGTTGTCGAAAGCTTCCTCGAGTCGGGCAACCGCCCCGAGTGGATGGTGATGACCGTGATCCCGGTCATTCCGCCGGAACTGCGACCGCTGGTTCCGCTGGATGGTGGCCGTTTCGCGACCTCGGATCTGAACGATCTGTATCGCCGCGTCATCAACCGGAACAACCGTCTGAAGCGTCTGATCGAACTGCGCGCACCTGACATCATCGTCCGCAACGAAAAGCGGATGCTGCAGGAATCCGTTGACGCTCTGTTCGACAACGGCCGTCGTGGCCGCGTGATCACCGGCGCCAACAAGCGCCCGCTGAAATCGCTGTCGGACATGCTGAAAGGCAAGCAGGGCCGCTTCCGTCAGAACCTTCTGGGGAAACGCGTCGACTTCTCGGGCCGTTCGGTCATTGTGACCGGCCCGGAACTCAAGCTGCACCAGTGTGGTCTGCCCAAGAAGATGGCGCTCGAGCTGTTCAAGCCGTTCATCTACTCGCGTCTTGAAGCCAAAGGTCTGTCTTCGACCGTCAAACAGGCGAAGAAACTGGTCGAGAAAGAGCGTCCCGAAGTATGGGATATCCTCGATGAGGTGATCCGCGAACACCCTGTCATGCTGAACCGTGCGCCGACGCTGCACCGTCTTGGCATTCAGGCGTTCGAGCCGGTTCTGATCGAAGGCAAGGCGATCCAGCTGCACCCGCTGGTCTGTTCGGCCTTTAACGCCGACTTCGACGGTGACCAGATGGCCGTACACGTCCCGCTGAGCCTTGAGGCGCAGCTGGAAGCGCGTGTTCTGATGATGTCGACGAACAACGTTCTGTCGCCCGCAAACGGTGCGCCGATCATCGTTCCGTCACAGGATATGATCCTGGGTCTGTACTATGTGACCCTGGAACGCGAAGGCATGCCGGGCGAAGGCAAGGTCTTTGGCTCGATCGACGAAGTCCAGCACGCGCTGGACGCGGGCGAGGTGCACTTGCACTCGAAAATCACCGCTCGAATCAAGCAGATCGACGACGAAGGCAATGAAATTCAGAAGCGTTATGAAACCACTCCGGGCCGTCTGCGTCTGGGTGCTCTGCTGCCGATGAACAACAAGGCACCTTTCGAGCTGGTCAACCGTCTGCTGCGGAAAAAAGAAGTGCAGCAGGTGATCGACACCGTCTACCGCTATTGCGGTCAGAAAGAGTCGGTTATCTTCTGTGACCAGATCATGTCGATGGGCTTCAAAGAAGCGTTCAAGGCGGGCATTTCGTTTGGTAAGGACGACATGGTCATCCCGAACGGCAAGTGGAGCATCGTCGACGAAACGCGCAGCCAGGTGAAAGACTTTGAACAGCAGTACATGGATGGTCTGATTACTCAGGGCGAAAAGTACAACAAAGTGGTCGATGCCTGGTCGAAGTGTAACGACCGCGTGACTGAGGCAATGATGAGCACGATCTCGGACGTTGCCAAGGCCGAAGACGGGTCGGACATGGAGCCGAACTCGGTCTACATGATGGCTCACTCCGGTGCGCGTGGCTCGGTTACTCAGATGAAACAGCTGGGCGGTATGCGCGGCCTGATGGCCAAGCCGAACGGCGACATCATCGAGACGCCGATCATCTCGAACTTTAAAGAAGGTCTGACCGTTCTCGAGTACTTCAACTCGACTCACGGTGCCCGTAAGGGTCTGTCGGATACCGCTCTGAAGACGGCGAACTCGGGTTACCTGACCCGTCGTCTGGTGGATGTCGCTCAGGACTGCATCGTTCGTGAGATCGACTGCGGCACCGAGCGTGCGATCACTGCCGAAGCTGCGGTGAATGACGGTGAGGTTGTCGCCTCGCTTGCCGAACGTGTTCTGGGCCGTGTCTCTGCCGACGACGTTTTGCGTCCGGGTACGGATGAGGTTCTGGTCGCTGCAGGTCAGTTGATCGACGAACGTATGGCCGACATGATCGACGAGGCCGGTGTTGCTTCGATGCGTATCCGGTCGCCACTGACCTGTGAGTCCGAGGAAGGCGTCTGTGCGACATGCTACGGTCGCGACCTTGCACGCGGTACCATGGTGAACACAGGTGAGGCTGTCGGCATCATCGCAGCCCAGTCCATCGGTGAACCCGGTACGCAGCTGACGATGCGGACCTTCCACATTGGTGGTGTTGCGCAAGGTGGCCAGCAGTCGTTCCAGGAAGCCAGCCAAGACGGTGTCGTTTCGTTCGAGAACCCGCAGATCCTGGCCAATGCCGCAGGCGAAAGCCTGGTCATGGGCCGGAACATGAAGCTGGTGATCAAAGACGAACATGGCGAAGAGCGTGCCAGCCACAAGCTGACCTACGGCTCGAAGCTGTTCGTGAAGGATGGCACCAAGGTAGCCCGTGGTGACAAGCTGTTCGAATGGGATCCCTACACCCTGCCGATCATCGCCGAGAAAGCGGGTACCGCGAAATATGTCGATCTGGTTTCGGGCCTTGCTGTCCGCGACGAGACCGATGAAGCAACCGGTATGACCCAGAAGATCGTGATCGACTGGCGCGCGGCCCCGAAAGGCAGCGAGCTGAAGCCTGAGATCATTCTGGTTGGCGAAGATGGCGAGCCGGTCCGCAACGATGCGGGCAACCCGGTTCACTATCCGATGTCGGTGGACGCGATCCTGTCGATCGAAGATGGTCAGCAGATCGAAGCAGGTGACGTTGTTGCGCGTATCCCGCGTGAAGGTGCCAAGACCAAGGACATCACCGGTGGTCTGCCGCGTGTGGCTGAACTGTTCGAAGCCCGTCGCCCGAAAGATCACGCGATCATCGCCGAGGCGGATGGTTACGTGCGCTTTGGCCGTGACTACAAGAACAAGCGCCGCATCAGTATCGAGCCGGCAGACGAGTCGATGGAAACGATCGAGTATATGGTACCCAAGGGTAAACATATCCCGGTCGCGGAGGGCGATTTCATCCAGAAGGGTGAATACCTGATGGACGGCAACCCGGCTCCGCATGACATTCTGTCTATCATGGGTGTCGAAGCGCTGGCGGATTACATGATCGACGAGGTGCAGGACGTGTATCGTCTGCAGGGCGTGAAGATCAACGACAAGCACATCGAAGTCATCGTGCGTCAGATGCTGCAGAAGTGGGAGATTCTGGATTCAGGCGACACCACACTGCTGAAAGGCGAGCATGTCGACAAGCAGGAGTTTGATGCGGCCAACGAGAAGACACTCTCGCGTGGTGGCCGTCCGGCTCAGGGCGAACCGATCCTCTTGGGGATCACCAAAGCCTCGCTGCAGACACGTTCGTTCATCTCGGCGGCGTCGTTCCAGGAAACCACCCGCGTGCTGACCGAAGCGTCGGTGCAGGGCAAGAAAGACAAGCTGGTTGGCCTGAAAGAGAACGTCATCGTCGGCCGTCTGATCCCTGCCGGTACTGGTGGTGCAACTCAGGCCGTTCGTCACATCGCGCAGTCGCGTGACAACGTAGTCATCGAAGCACGACGGGAAGAGGCCGAGGCCGCCGCTGCCCTGGCCGCTCCGATCATGGATGATGATATGGTCGGGGATGAACTGGACGTTCTGGTCGAAACACCGGAAAGCCGCGAGTAA
- a CDS encoding DMT family transporter, with product MTPNTKSALLMMGSMAAFTLNDTLVKVTLQDLPLFQLVALRGFLAVFLIYVLARSLGTLHLNFSRHDKWLVALRCLAELAATFFFLTSLKNMPLANVTAILQALPLTVTLGAALVFSEQVGWRRSLAIAVGFVGMLLIVRPGPEGFSVYSIYALVAVASITVRDLVTRRMSTDVPSMLVTLATSVSIAGAAAIASVFEGWVPVSATAGSLVAAAAVFVLLGYLFSVMVMRQGDVGFIAPFRYSSLIWALGLGWVVFDEWPDNLTMLGAALIVGAGLFTLFRARARQGLA from the coding sequence ATGACTCCAAACACAAAAAGCGCCTTGCTGATGATGGGCAGCATGGCTGCATTTACCCTGAACGACACGCTGGTGAAGGTTACCTTGCAGGATCTGCCTTTGTTTCAGTTGGTGGCCCTGCGCGGGTTCTTGGCGGTTTTTCTGATCTATGTACTTGCCCGGTCTTTGGGCACGTTGCATCTGAATTTTTCGCGCCATGACAAGTGGCTGGTTGCACTTCGCTGCCTTGCAGAGCTGGCCGCGACTTTCTTTTTCCTGACGTCGCTGAAGAACATGCCCCTTGCCAATGTTACGGCCATTCTTCAGGCATTGCCTCTTACGGTAACCTTGGGTGCGGCTTTGGTTTTTTCCGAACAGGTTGGTTGGCGACGCTCACTGGCTATCGCCGTGGGTTTCGTCGGAATGCTTCTGATCGTAAGACCCGGGCCAGAGGGATTCAGTGTGTATTCCATCTATGCGCTGGTTGCAGTGGCTTCGATTACAGTTCGGGACCTTGTCACGCGACGTATGTCAACCGACGTGCCATCGATGCTGGTTACGTTGGCCACTTCGGTTTCCATTGCAGGGGCCGCAGCAATAGCCTCGGTTTTCGAAGGATGGGTTCCGGTTTCGGCAACAGCGGGTTCCCTGGTCGCGGCGGCGGCCGTGTTTGTTTTGCTTGGCTATTTGTTCAGCGTCATGGTCATGCGTCAGGGGGATGTCGGATTTATTGCGCCGTTCAGATATTCCAGCCTGATCTGGGCGCTCGGGTTGGGTTGGGTCGTGTTTGACGAATGGCCCGACAATCTGACGATGCTGGGTGCCGCCCTGATCGTGGGTGCCGGGTTATTTACGTTGTTCCGGGCACGTGCGCGTCAGGGCTTGGCGTGA
- a CDS encoding putative rhamnosyl transferase — protein MQRAEKMQVIGLCRFSYPAIGGFQTTHESVEDRRRFLYQHDRLEERFRLFETVALPGFKKQSDDDFQLIIVVGDCLPKLAYDRLNDLTGGFKQVRIVAKPPGRHRKVMQDVLNSARNNPDQPCLQFRHDDDDAVAVDFVERLRGCVRDCVGLFEKRAMVAVDFNSGYLARATADGIQAARVHRPLITAGLGMYVRGGQQKSIMNFAHNRINRAMPVVTRPDTPMWVRGLNRFNDSPRTRKIDVGLTPLTRQQELEFQTRFAIDQDMVRRSHAKP, from the coding sequence ATGCAGCGCGCTGAGAAAATGCAGGTTATCGGTCTTTGCAGGTTTTCCTATCCCGCAATTGGCGGTTTTCAGACAACGCACGAGAGTGTCGAAGACAGACGGCGATTTCTGTACCAGCACGACAGGTTGGAAGAGCGGTTTCGCCTGTTTGAGACGGTCGCACTGCCCGGTTTCAAAAAACAGTCTGACGACGATTTCCAGTTGATAATCGTGGTCGGCGATTGCTTGCCCAAATTGGCATATGACCGCCTCAACGATCTGACCGGGGGTTTTAAGCAGGTGCGCATAGTCGCGAAACCTCCGGGGCGACACAGGAAAGTCATGCAGGATGTCCTGAATTCGGCGCGGAACAATCCCGATCAACCCTGCCTTCAGTTTCGACACGACGACGATGATGCAGTGGCCGTGGATTTTGTCGAACGGCTCCGAGGTTGTGTCAGGGACTGCGTCGGCTTGTTTGAAAAGCGCGCTATGGTCGCTGTTGATTTCAATTCCGGTTATCTGGCCCGTGCCACTGCTGATGGTATACAAGCCGCTCGCGTACACCGCCCGTTGATAACAGCCGGACTTGGAATGTACGTGCGGGGTGGGCAGCAGAAATCGATCATGAATTTTGCCCATAACAGGATCAACCGAGCGATGCCCGTTGTGACGCGACCGGATACTCCGATGTGGGTACGGGGATTGAACCGGTTCAATGACTCACCACGAACCAGAAAGATCGATGTCGGGCTTACACCTCTTACCCGGCAGCAGGAGCTCGAGTTTCAAACCCGTTTCGCCATTGATCAGGACATGGTCAGACGGAGTCACGCCAAGCCCTGA
- a CDS encoding putative rhamnosyl transferase, producing MQVIGLCRFSYPATGGFRLNRDTIEEQRQFLFAPDRLEERFHLFETITLPSFRTQTDEAFELLVLTGTCLPQIYADRLRDLTAGIKQIRVIEKEPGDHKQIMREVLNTARANPHQPCVQFRHDDDDAVSVDFIECLRAAVHENAGLMQQSESVGIDFNHGFIARREARGFQAARVYRSLLGVGLGMYVQAGSSRTIFDRLHNRLARFMPVVSYPDTPMWVRMLHAYNDSDHARKDTSELSSFTPQQAEDLRARFLIDPDAFDVKYAAR from the coding sequence ATGCAAGTGATTGGCCTTTGCCGATTTTCCTATCCCGCAACGGGCGGCTTTCGGTTGAATCGGGATACAATCGAAGAGCAGCGGCAGTTTCTGTTTGCCCCTGACCGGCTGGAAGAGCGCTTTCACCTGTTTGAGACCATCACTCTGCCCAGCTTTCGCACCCAGACAGATGAGGCGTTTGAGCTGTTGGTGTTAACGGGGACTTGCCTCCCTCAGATCTATGCGGACCGGCTGCGCGATCTGACCGCCGGGATCAAACAGATCCGTGTCATTGAAAAGGAACCTGGAGATCATAAGCAGATTATGCGTGAGGTACTGAACACCGCGCGAGCGAATCCGCATCAGCCTTGCGTGCAGTTTCGACATGACGACGATGACGCCGTTTCCGTTGATTTCATAGAATGCCTCCGCGCCGCTGTTCATGAGAATGCGGGACTGATGCAGCAGAGCGAGTCTGTCGGCATAGATTTCAATCACGGTTTCATCGCCCGGCGCGAGGCACGAGGGTTTCAGGCCGCTCGGGTCTATCGGTCGTTGCTGGGTGTTGGCCTGGGTATGTATGTTCAGGCCGGCAGCAGTCGGACAATCTTTGACCGGTTGCACAACAGGCTGGCCCGGTTCATGCCTGTGGTCAGCTATCCGGACACGCCCATGTGGGTAAGGATGCTTCACGCGTACAACGACTCGGACCACGCGCGCAAAGATACCAGTGAGTTATCATCTTTCACGCCACAGCAGGCAGAAGACCTGCGGGCACGGTTCTTGATCGACCCGGACGCGTTCGACGTCAAATATGCAGCGCGCTGA